Within Deinococcus actinosclerus, the genomic segment TCCTCCGGCGTGCTGATGATCAGGATGTCCTGCATGCCACCCAGCATCAGGGTGGTCAGCGGGTAGTAGATCATCGGCTTGTCGTAGATGGGCAGCAGCTGCTTGCTGACTGCGATGGTCGCCGGGTACAGGCGGGTGCCTGACCCGCCCGCCAGGATGATGCCCCGGCGGGAGGTAGTGAAGGCGGTCACTTGACCTCGGGGCCCGCGAGTCGTTCGGCGTACTGGCGGTCATAGTACTCGCGGAACTCACCGCTGCGGATCGGTTCCCACCACCAGCGGTTGTCCACGTACCAGCGCGCAGCCTCAGCAACCGCCTGCCGGGGGTCATACTTCGGTTCCCAGCCCAGCGTGCGCAGCTTATCCACGTTCATGGAGTACCGGCGGTCATGGCCGGGGCGGTCCGTGACGTGCCTGACCAGGCTGTGGTCCTTGCCCAGTGTGTCCAGAACAATGTCTACCATCTCCAGGTTGGTCATCTCACGGCCCGTGCCGACGTTGTAGACCTCACCGATCTCGCCTTTCAGGAGCACGGTCTCGATGCCGGTGCAGTGGTCATACACGTGCGCGTAGTCACGCATCTGCAGGCCGTCCCCATAGACCGGGATGGGCTCACCCAGAATGGCGTTCGTGCTGAAGAGCGGTACGGCCTTCTCCGGGTACTGGTACGGCCCGACGTTGTTCGCGCCGCGCGTGATCGTCACGGGAATGCCGTACGTGATCGCGTACGCCTGCACCAGCTGATCCGCCGCTGCCTTGCTCGCCGCGTACGGGCTGCGCGGGGCCAGTTCATCAGTCTCCACGCTCTGGTGGTTGTCCTTAATGTGGCCGTACACCTCATCGGTGCTGATGTGGTGCAGACGGATGCCCAGCTCCCGTGCCACCTCCAGCAGGACGTGCGTGCCACGCACGTTCGTGTCCGTGAAC encodes:
- the rfbB gene encoding dTDP-glucose 4,6-dehydratase, translating into MRRTCQDESIDLIVNFAAETHVDQSILGPLVFTDTNVRGTHVLLEVARELGIRLHHISTDEVYGHIKDNHQSVETDELAPRSPYAASKAAADQLVQAYAITYGIPVTITRGANNVGPYQYPEKAVPLFSTNAILGEPIPVYGDGLQMRDYAHVYDHCTGIETVLLKGEIGEVYNVGTGREMTNLEMVDIVLDTLGKDHSLVRHVTDRPGHDRRYSMNVDKLRTLGWEPKYDPRQAVAEAARWYVDNRWWWEPIRSGEFREYYDRQYAERLAGPEVK